One part of the Lotus japonicus ecotype B-129 chromosome 2, LjGifu_v1.2 genome encodes these proteins:
- the LOC130739423 gene encoding probable galacturonosyltransferase 14 isoform X4 yields the protein MQLHFSPSMRSITISSNNGFIDLMKIKVAACHISYRTVFHTILILAFLLPFVFILTAVVTLEDCLGRRLGPKFLGRVDDSPRLVRDFYKILNEVKTGEVPPDLKLPDSFDQLVSDMKNNHYDAKTFAFVVKGMMDKFEREIRESKFAELMNKHFAASSIPKGIHCLSLRLTDEYSSNALARRQLPPPELLPTLSDNSYHHFILSTDNILAASVVVTSTVQSSLKPEKIVFHVITDKKTYAGMHSWFALNPVSPAIVEVRGIHQFDWLTRENVPVLEAVENQNGIRNYYHGNHILGANLSDTNPLKFASKLQARSPKYISLLNHLRIYIPELFPNLDKVVFLDDDVVVQRDLSPLWEIDLNGKVNGAVETCRGEDGWVMSKHLKNYFNFSHPLIANHLDPDECAWAYGMNVFDLRAWRATNIRETYHSWLKENLQSNLTMWKLGTLPPALIAFKGHVHPIDPSWHMLGLGYQNKTNVENVKMAAVIHYNGQSKPWLQIGFENLRPFWTKYVNYSNDFVRNCHILDS from the exons ATGCAGCTTCACTTCTCGCCTAGCATGAGAAGCATCACGATATCGAGCAACAATGGCTTTATTGACTTGATGAAGATCAAGGTCGCAGCTTGCCACATTTCCTATCGAACCGTCTTCCACACCATTCTCATCCTCGCTTTTCTATTGCCCTTTGTCTTCATTCTCACTGCTGTTGTTACCCTTGAAG ATTGTTTAGGTAGGCGTTTGGGACCAAAGTTTCTTGGTAGGGTTGATGATTCACCG AGACTAGTTAGAGATTTTTACAAGATCCTTAACGAAGTGAAGACTGGAGAAGTTCCACCTGATCTAAAGCTGCCAGATTCATTTGATCAACTGGTTTCTGATATGAAGAACAATCACTATGATGCAAAAACGTTTGCATTCGTGGTAAAGGGAATG ATGGACAAATTTGAGAGGGAAATTAGAGAATCTAAATTTGCAGAGCTGATGAATAAACACTTTGCAGCAAGTTCTATCCCTAAAGGGATTCATTGTCTGTCTTTGCGTTTGACTGATGAATATTCGTCAAATGCCCTTGCACGCAGACAACTTCCGCCTCCGGAGTTACTACCCACGCTGTCTGACAACTCTTACCATCATTTTATACTGTCAACTGATAACATCTTAGCTGCTTCAGTAGTTGTTACTTCAACTGTGCAGTCATCTCTGAAACCTGAGAAAATAGTGTTCCATGTCATCACTGACAAAAAAACTTATGCGGGTATGCACTCATGGTTTGCACTAAATCCTGTCTCCCCTGCTATAGTTGAAGTAAGAGGCATTCACCAGTTTGACTGGTTAACTAGAGAAAATGTTCCAGTACTTGAAGCGGTAGAAAATCAAAATGGGATCAGGAATTACTACCATGGGAATCATATTTTGGGAGCCAATCTTAGTGATACCAATCCTCTTAAATTTGCATCGAAACTGCAGGCAAGAAGTCCAAAGTACATATCTTTACTCAACCATCTCCGCATATACATACCTGAG CTTTTCCCCAACCTTGACAAGGTGGTTTTTTTGGATGATGATGTGGTGGTTCAACGTGACTTGTCTCCCCTTTGGGAAATTGATCTGAATGGAAAAGTTAATGGAGCTGTGGAAACTTGCAGAGGTGAAGATGGGTGGGTAATGTCTAAGCATTTGAAGAACTACTTCAATTTTTCCCATCCACTCATTGCAAATCATTTGGACCCTGATGAGTGTGCTTGGGCTTATGGGATGAATGTCTTTGATCTGCGTGCTTGGAGAGCTACAAATATAAGAGAGACATATCACTCCTGGCTGAAAGAG AATCTGCAGTCGAACCTGACGATGTGGAAGCTTGGAACCCTACCCCCTGCTTTGATAGCATTTAAAGGTCATGTTCACCCAATTGACCCGTCTTGGCACATGCTTGGCTTGGGGTATCAGAACAAAACCAACGTTGAGAACGTGAAGATGGCTGCTGTCATTCATTACAATGGCCAGTCAAAACCCTGGTTGCAAATTGGCTTTGAAAATCTTAGGCCATTTTGGACCAAGTATGTCAATTATTCAAATGATTTTGTTAGGAACTGTCATATTTTGGATTCATAG
- the LOC130739423 gene encoding probable galacturonosyltransferase 13 isoform X3, which produces MQLHFSPSMRSITISSNNGFIDLMKIKVAACHISYRTVFHTILILAFLLPFVFILTAVVTLEDCLGRRLGPKFLGRVDDSPQRLVRDFYKILNEVKTGEVPPDLKLPDSFDQLVSDMKNNHYDAKTFAFVVKGMMDKFEREIRESKFAELMNKHFAASSIPKGIHCLSLRLTDEYSSNALARRQLPPPELLPTLSDNSYHHFILSTDNILAASVVVTSTVQSSLKPEKIVFHVITDKKTYAGMHSWFALNPVSPAIVEVRGIHQFDWLTRENVPVLEAVENQNGIRNYYHGNHILGANLSDTNPLKFASKLQARSPKYISLLNHLRIYIPELFPNLDKVVFLDDDVVVQRDLSPLWEIDLNGKVNGAVETCRGEDGWVMSKHLKNYFNFSHPLIANHLDPDECAWAYGMNVFDLRAWRATNIRETYHSWLKENLQSNLTMWKLGTLPPALIAFKGHVHPIDPSWHMLGLGYQNKTNVENVKMAAVIHYNGQSKPWLQIGFENLRPFWTKYVNYSNDFVRNCHILDS; this is translated from the exons ATGCAGCTTCACTTCTCGCCTAGCATGAGAAGCATCACGATATCGAGCAACAATGGCTTTATTGACTTGATGAAGATCAAGGTCGCAGCTTGCCACATTTCCTATCGAACCGTCTTCCACACCATTCTCATCCTCGCTTTTCTATTGCCCTTTGTCTTCATTCTCACTGCTGTTGTTACCCTTGAAG ATTGTTTAGGTAGGCGTTTGGGACCAAAGTTTCTTGGTAGGGTTGATGATTCACCG CAGAGACTAGTTAGAGATTTTTACAAGATCCTTAACGAAGTGAAGACTGGAGAAGTTCCACCTGATCTAAAGCTGCCAGATTCATTTGATCAACTGGTTTCTGATATGAAGAACAATCACTATGATGCAAAAACGTTTGCATTCGTGGTAAAGGGAATG ATGGACAAATTTGAGAGGGAAATTAGAGAATCTAAATTTGCAGAGCTGATGAATAAACACTTTGCAGCAAGTTCTATCCCTAAAGGGATTCATTGTCTGTCTTTGCGTTTGACTGATGAATATTCGTCAAATGCCCTTGCACGCAGACAACTTCCGCCTCCGGAGTTACTACCCACGCTGTCTGACAACTCTTACCATCATTTTATACTGTCAACTGATAACATCTTAGCTGCTTCAGTAGTTGTTACTTCAACTGTGCAGTCATCTCTGAAACCTGAGAAAATAGTGTTCCATGTCATCACTGACAAAAAAACTTATGCGGGTATGCACTCATGGTTTGCACTAAATCCTGTCTCCCCTGCTATAGTTGAAGTAAGAGGCATTCACCAGTTTGACTGGTTAACTAGAGAAAATGTTCCAGTACTTGAAGCGGTAGAAAATCAAAATGGGATCAGGAATTACTACCATGGGAATCATATTTTGGGAGCCAATCTTAGTGATACCAATCCTCTTAAATTTGCATCGAAACTGCAGGCAAGAAGTCCAAAGTACATATCTTTACTCAACCATCTCCGCATATACATACCTGAG CTTTTCCCCAACCTTGACAAGGTGGTTTTTTTGGATGATGATGTGGTGGTTCAACGTGACTTGTCTCCCCTTTGGGAAATTGATCTGAATGGAAAAGTTAATGGAGCTGTGGAAACTTGCAGAGGTGAAGATGGGTGGGTAATGTCTAAGCATTTGAAGAACTACTTCAATTTTTCCCATCCACTCATTGCAAATCATTTGGACCCTGATGAGTGTGCTTGGGCTTATGGGATGAATGTCTTTGATCTGCGTGCTTGGAGAGCTACAAATATAAGAGAGACATATCACTCCTGGCTGAAAGAG AATCTGCAGTCGAACCTGACGATGTGGAAGCTTGGAACCCTACCCCCTGCTTTGATAGCATTTAAAGGTCATGTTCACCCAATTGACCCGTCTTGGCACATGCTTGGCTTGGGGTATCAGAACAAAACCAACGTTGAGAACGTGAAGATGGCTGCTGTCATTCATTACAATGGCCAGTCAAAACCCTGGTTGCAAATTGGCTTTGAAAATCTTAGGCCATTTTGGACCAAGTATGTCAATTATTCAAATGATTTTGTTAGGAACTGTCATATTTTGGATTCATAG
- the LOC130739423 gene encoding probable galacturonosyltransferase 13 isoform X1 has translation MQLHFSPSMRSITISSNNGFIDLMKIKVAACHISYRTVFHTILILAFLLPFVFILTAVVTLEGVNKCSSFDCLGRRLGPKFLGRVDDSPQRLVRDFYKILNEVKTGEVPPDLKLPDSFDQLVSDMKNNHYDAKTFAFVVKGMMDKFEREIRESKFAELMNKHFAASSIPKGIHCLSLRLTDEYSSNALARRQLPPPELLPTLSDNSYHHFILSTDNILAASVVVTSTVQSSLKPEKIVFHVITDKKTYAGMHSWFALNPVSPAIVEVRGIHQFDWLTRENVPVLEAVENQNGIRNYYHGNHILGANLSDTNPLKFASKLQARSPKYISLLNHLRIYIPELFPNLDKVVFLDDDVVVQRDLSPLWEIDLNGKVNGAVETCRGEDGWVMSKHLKNYFNFSHPLIANHLDPDECAWAYGMNVFDLRAWRATNIRETYHSWLKENLQSNLTMWKLGTLPPALIAFKGHVHPIDPSWHMLGLGYQNKTNVENVKMAAVIHYNGQSKPWLQIGFENLRPFWTKYVNYSNDFVRNCHILDS, from the exons ATGCAGCTTCACTTCTCGCCTAGCATGAGAAGCATCACGATATCGAGCAACAATGGCTTTATTGACTTGATGAAGATCAAGGTCGCAGCTTGCCACATTTCCTATCGAACCGTCTTCCACACCATTCTCATCCTCGCTTTTCTATTGCCCTTTGTCTTCATTCTCACTGCTGTTGTTACCCTTGAAGGTGTCAACAAGTGTTCTTCATTTG ATTGTTTAGGTAGGCGTTTGGGACCAAAGTTTCTTGGTAGGGTTGATGATTCACCG CAGAGACTAGTTAGAGATTTTTACAAGATCCTTAACGAAGTGAAGACTGGAGAAGTTCCACCTGATCTAAAGCTGCCAGATTCATTTGATCAACTGGTTTCTGATATGAAGAACAATCACTATGATGCAAAAACGTTTGCATTCGTGGTAAAGGGAATG ATGGACAAATTTGAGAGGGAAATTAGAGAATCTAAATTTGCAGAGCTGATGAATAAACACTTTGCAGCAAGTTCTATCCCTAAAGGGATTCATTGTCTGTCTTTGCGTTTGACTGATGAATATTCGTCAAATGCCCTTGCACGCAGACAACTTCCGCCTCCGGAGTTACTACCCACGCTGTCTGACAACTCTTACCATCATTTTATACTGTCAACTGATAACATCTTAGCTGCTTCAGTAGTTGTTACTTCAACTGTGCAGTCATCTCTGAAACCTGAGAAAATAGTGTTCCATGTCATCACTGACAAAAAAACTTATGCGGGTATGCACTCATGGTTTGCACTAAATCCTGTCTCCCCTGCTATAGTTGAAGTAAGAGGCATTCACCAGTTTGACTGGTTAACTAGAGAAAATGTTCCAGTACTTGAAGCGGTAGAAAATCAAAATGGGATCAGGAATTACTACCATGGGAATCATATTTTGGGAGCCAATCTTAGTGATACCAATCCTCTTAAATTTGCATCGAAACTGCAGGCAAGAAGTCCAAAGTACATATCTTTACTCAACCATCTCCGCATATACATACCTGAG CTTTTCCCCAACCTTGACAAGGTGGTTTTTTTGGATGATGATGTGGTGGTTCAACGTGACTTGTCTCCCCTTTGGGAAATTGATCTGAATGGAAAAGTTAATGGAGCTGTGGAAACTTGCAGAGGTGAAGATGGGTGGGTAATGTCTAAGCATTTGAAGAACTACTTCAATTTTTCCCATCCACTCATTGCAAATCATTTGGACCCTGATGAGTGTGCTTGGGCTTATGGGATGAATGTCTTTGATCTGCGTGCTTGGAGAGCTACAAATATAAGAGAGACATATCACTCCTGGCTGAAAGAG AATCTGCAGTCGAACCTGACGATGTGGAAGCTTGGAACCCTACCCCCTGCTTTGATAGCATTTAAAGGTCATGTTCACCCAATTGACCCGTCTTGGCACATGCTTGGCTTGGGGTATCAGAACAAAACCAACGTTGAGAACGTGAAGATGGCTGCTGTCATTCATTACAATGGCCAGTCAAAACCCTGGTTGCAAATTGGCTTTGAAAATCTTAGGCCATTTTGGACCAAGTATGTCAATTATTCAAATGATTTTGTTAGGAACTGTCATATTTTGGATTCATAG
- the LOC130739423 gene encoding probable galacturonosyltransferase 14 isoform X2 codes for MQLHFSPSMRSITISSNNGFIDLMKIKVAACHISYRTVFHTILILAFLLPFVFILTAVVTLEGVNKCSSFDCLGRRLGPKFLGRVDDSPRLVRDFYKILNEVKTGEVPPDLKLPDSFDQLVSDMKNNHYDAKTFAFVVKGMMDKFEREIRESKFAELMNKHFAASSIPKGIHCLSLRLTDEYSSNALARRQLPPPELLPTLSDNSYHHFILSTDNILAASVVVTSTVQSSLKPEKIVFHVITDKKTYAGMHSWFALNPVSPAIVEVRGIHQFDWLTRENVPVLEAVENQNGIRNYYHGNHILGANLSDTNPLKFASKLQARSPKYISLLNHLRIYIPELFPNLDKVVFLDDDVVVQRDLSPLWEIDLNGKVNGAVETCRGEDGWVMSKHLKNYFNFSHPLIANHLDPDECAWAYGMNVFDLRAWRATNIRETYHSWLKENLQSNLTMWKLGTLPPALIAFKGHVHPIDPSWHMLGLGYQNKTNVENVKMAAVIHYNGQSKPWLQIGFENLRPFWTKYVNYSNDFVRNCHILDS; via the exons ATGCAGCTTCACTTCTCGCCTAGCATGAGAAGCATCACGATATCGAGCAACAATGGCTTTATTGACTTGATGAAGATCAAGGTCGCAGCTTGCCACATTTCCTATCGAACCGTCTTCCACACCATTCTCATCCTCGCTTTTCTATTGCCCTTTGTCTTCATTCTCACTGCTGTTGTTACCCTTGAAGGTGTCAACAAGTGTTCTTCATTTG ATTGTTTAGGTAGGCGTTTGGGACCAAAGTTTCTTGGTAGGGTTGATGATTCACCG AGACTAGTTAGAGATTTTTACAAGATCCTTAACGAAGTGAAGACTGGAGAAGTTCCACCTGATCTAAAGCTGCCAGATTCATTTGATCAACTGGTTTCTGATATGAAGAACAATCACTATGATGCAAAAACGTTTGCATTCGTGGTAAAGGGAATG ATGGACAAATTTGAGAGGGAAATTAGAGAATCTAAATTTGCAGAGCTGATGAATAAACACTTTGCAGCAAGTTCTATCCCTAAAGGGATTCATTGTCTGTCTTTGCGTTTGACTGATGAATATTCGTCAAATGCCCTTGCACGCAGACAACTTCCGCCTCCGGAGTTACTACCCACGCTGTCTGACAACTCTTACCATCATTTTATACTGTCAACTGATAACATCTTAGCTGCTTCAGTAGTTGTTACTTCAACTGTGCAGTCATCTCTGAAACCTGAGAAAATAGTGTTCCATGTCATCACTGACAAAAAAACTTATGCGGGTATGCACTCATGGTTTGCACTAAATCCTGTCTCCCCTGCTATAGTTGAAGTAAGAGGCATTCACCAGTTTGACTGGTTAACTAGAGAAAATGTTCCAGTACTTGAAGCGGTAGAAAATCAAAATGGGATCAGGAATTACTACCATGGGAATCATATTTTGGGAGCCAATCTTAGTGATACCAATCCTCTTAAATTTGCATCGAAACTGCAGGCAAGAAGTCCAAAGTACATATCTTTACTCAACCATCTCCGCATATACATACCTGAG CTTTTCCCCAACCTTGACAAGGTGGTTTTTTTGGATGATGATGTGGTGGTTCAACGTGACTTGTCTCCCCTTTGGGAAATTGATCTGAATGGAAAAGTTAATGGAGCTGTGGAAACTTGCAGAGGTGAAGATGGGTGGGTAATGTCTAAGCATTTGAAGAACTACTTCAATTTTTCCCATCCACTCATTGCAAATCATTTGGACCCTGATGAGTGTGCTTGGGCTTATGGGATGAATGTCTTTGATCTGCGTGCTTGGAGAGCTACAAATATAAGAGAGACATATCACTCCTGGCTGAAAGAG AATCTGCAGTCGAACCTGACGATGTGGAAGCTTGGAACCCTACCCCCTGCTTTGATAGCATTTAAAGGTCATGTTCACCCAATTGACCCGTCTTGGCACATGCTTGGCTTGGGGTATCAGAACAAAACCAACGTTGAGAACGTGAAGATGGCTGCTGTCATTCATTACAATGGCCAGTCAAAACCCTGGTTGCAAATTGGCTTTGAAAATCTTAGGCCATTTTGGACCAAGTATGTCAATTATTCAAATGATTTTGTTAGGAACTGTCATATTTTGGATTCATAG